Proteins from one Gimesia maris genomic window:
- the sppA gene encoding signal peptide peptidase SppA, translated as MSMPVHKSRWFLVALLLGCALILTQNSVSAAEEEEAKPTRENWAHMVIKGSYPEGPQMPGLFGDVTESLSKVVSRLEKASEDKSLTGVVLHFKGTELGWAKLNELRQAIQKVRKSDKKVFAWIETGMTKDYLIASACDQIVMPESASLILLGLRAEVSFYKNLFDILDIKPDILRVGKYKSAAEPYTRTEMSEAFREEMEALLDNYFGQITGMISASRGLSAEKVEAAINGGPYMAAEAKKLGLIDHIAYEDQLPKLLTGEDSKNEVKLIKKYAKKRADTDFSGIAGLIKLMDLLAGIDSSQRIGSGPRIAVIYATGAIMSGSSAQGSLLGGNVLGSDTFIKAVHKAADDDQVKAIVVRVDSPGGSALASDLMWRALEEAGKPIVVSMGDVAASGGYYISMGAERIFAEPGTLTGSIGVVGGKLAIEGLYKKIGITTSVISRGSNSGTFSPLNGFTESERVAVTGMLNAIYKQFTEKAAAGRKMDYNKLEALARGRVYTGEMALKLGLVDQLGTLDEAIDHARKLGKIKEGEKFEKLILPRPTSPFEQIFGPVDGDTQQHQQISRMLDSLAPGLSEQLKKMDLINLLAREKSLTIMPFEIRVQ; from the coding sequence ATGTCGATGCCTGTTCATAAAAGTCGCTGGTTCCTCGTGGCATTGCTTCTTGGCTGTGCGCTGATTCTCACTCAAAATTCTGTTTCTGCTGCAGAAGAAGAGGAAGCCAAGCCGACCCGTGAAAACTGGGCCCATATGGTCATCAAAGGGTCCTATCCCGAAGGACCGCAGATGCCCGGCCTGTTTGGCGATGTCACCGAGTCACTCTCCAAAGTCGTTTCCCGGCTGGAAAAGGCGTCGGAAGATAAATCGCTGACCGGCGTTGTACTGCATTTCAAAGGCACCGAACTTGGTTGGGCCAAGCTGAACGAACTGCGACAGGCGATTCAGAAAGTCCGCAAGAGCGACAAGAAGGTCTTTGCCTGGATTGAAACGGGCATGACCAAAGATTACCTGATCGCGTCTGCCTGTGATCAGATCGTGATGCCCGAGTCGGCTTCACTGATCCTGCTGGGACTGCGTGCGGAAGTCAGTTTCTATAAGAACCTGTTCGACATCCTCGATATCAAACCGGATATCCTGCGGGTCGGAAAATACAAGTCGGCTGCCGAACCCTATACACGTACCGAAATGAGCGAAGCCTTTCGCGAAGAAATGGAAGCACTGCTCGATAATTACTTCGGACAGATCACCGGTATGATTTCCGCATCCCGGGGGTTATCCGCTGAAAAAGTCGAGGCGGCCATCAACGGCGGTCCATATATGGCTGCCGAAGCAAAGAAACTCGGACTGATTGATCACATTGCCTATGAAGATCAACTCCCCAAACTGCTCACGGGAGAGGACAGTAAAAACGAAGTCAAGCTGATCAAAAAATATGCGAAAAAACGGGCCGACACCGATTTCTCAGGCATCGCGGGACTGATCAAACTGATGGACCTGCTGGCCGGCATCGATTCCTCACAGCGCATCGGCTCCGGACCGCGGATCGCCGTCATCTATGCCACGGGGGCCATCATGTCCGGTTCCTCTGCACAGGGAAGTCTGCTGGGAGGCAACGTTCTGGGCTCGGATACCTTTATCAAAGCCGTTCATAAAGCAGCCGACGATGACCAGGTCAAAGCGATCGTGGTCCGCGTCGACAGCCCGGGAGGCAGCGCCCTGGCCAGCGATCTGATGTGGCGGGCACTCGAAGAAGCCGGCAAACCGATCGTCGTCAGCATGGGTGATGTCGCCGCCAGCGGAGGCTACTACATCTCCATGGGCGCAGAACGCATCTTTGCCGAACCGGGGACCCTGACGGGGTCGATTGGCGTTGTTGGCGGCAAACTGGCGATTGAAGGTCTCTATAAGAAAATCGGGATTACGACCAGCGTCATTTCACGTGGCAGCAACAGTGGAACCTTCAGCCCGCTGAATGGTTTTACGGAATCGGAACGCGTCGCCGTCACGGGCATGCTGAACGCGATCTACAAACAGTTTACCGAAAAAGCCGCCGCTGGTCGCAAAATGGATTACAACAAACTGGAAGCCCTCGCACGAGGTCGGGTCTATACTGGAGAGATGGCGCTGAAACTCGGCCTGGTAGACCAGTTGGGAACACTCGATGAAGCCATCGATCATGCCCGCAAACTGGGGAAAATCAAAGAAGGCGAGAAGTTCGAAAAACTGATTCTCCCCCGACCGACCAGTCCGTTCGAGCAGATTTTCGGCCCTGTGGACGGCGATACGCAACAACATCAGCAGATCTCCCGCATGCTGGATTCCCTGGCTCCGGGGTTGTCTGAACAATTGAAAAAAATGGACCTGATCAATTTACTGGCACGGGAAAAGTCACTCACAATTATGCCTTTCGAGATTCGCGTCCAGTAA